Proteins from a single region of Caldisericia bacterium:
- a CDS encoding GNAT family N-acetyltransferase — protein sequence MYKIYEGNGEDILPLFKNVTPELEVDIKKWRWKYIDNPLKENLIAVYQSKDGEIVGEEAIVPFKAYFKGEIVKIGHSVDSMVLKEYRGKGIFKKLAIKTLEEGKERGYSYFYGFPNKNSLPIYTKKLGWISFGYVRRWIFPLNLNILASKFKIDFSIISPLFKIGTNIIKGKFNFEKVENFDDIEIYLENLKKHYDIFILRDKEFLTWRYLSHPYYIYDIFKDNENLFVLRIKEVDIKRGTIEEFLYKDFLSFSKIISFSLKFFIDNNVDLIDIWIKKGDPLERILFYKGFIPYQKRLIILYPFEKIEFSKKYFFNFSDLDVI from the coding sequence ATGTATAAGATTTATGAAGGAAATGGCGAAGATATTCTTCCACTTTTTAAAAATGTAACTCCTGAACTTGAAGTTGATATTAAAAAGTGGAGGTGGAAATATATTGATAATCCACTTAAAGAAAATCTAATTGCAGTTTATCAAAGTAAAGATGGTGAAATAGTTGGTGAGGAGGCGATTGTTCCATTTAAAGCATATTTTAAAGGAGAAATAGTTAAAATAGGTCACTCAGTTGATTCAATGGTTCTTAAAGAATATAGAGGAAAAGGAATTTTTAAAAAACTTGCTATAAAAACTCTTGAGGAAGGAAAAGAGAGAGGATATTCATATTTTTATGGTTTTCCAAATAAAAATTCTCTTCCTATATATACAAAAAAATTGGGCTGGATTAGTTTTGGATATGTAAGAAGGTGGATTTTTCCACTCAATTTAAACATTCTTGCATCTAAATTTAAAATTGATTTTTCAATCATTTCTCCTCTTTTTAAAATTGGAACAAATATTATTAAAGGTAAATTTAACTTTGAAAAGGTTGAAAATTTTGATGATATAGAAATTTATTTAGAAAATTTAAAAAAACATTATGATATTTTTATTTTAAGAGATAAAGAATTTCTAACTTGGAGATATCTTTCTCACCCCTATTATATATATGATATTTTCAAAGATAATGAAAATCTCTTTGTTTTAAGAATAAAAGAGGTTGATATAAAAAGAGGAACAATTGAAGAGTTTTTATATAAAGATTTCTTATCTTTTTCAAAAATAATCTCTTTTTCTTTGAAATTTTTTATTGATAATAATGTAGATTTAATAGATATTTGGATTAAAAAAGGAGATCCACTAGAAAGAATTCTTTTTTACAAAGGATTTATTCCGTATCAAAAAAGATTAATAATTCTCTATCCATTTGAAAAAATTGAATTTTCAAAAAAATATTTCTTTAATTTTTCAGATTTAGATGTAATTTAA